A stretch of alpha proteobacterium HIMB59 DNA encodes these proteins:
- a CDS encoding 3'(2'),5'-bisphosphate nucleotidase (PFAM: Inositol monophosphatase family~TIGRFAM: 3'(2'),5'-bisphosphate nucleotidase, bacterial): protein MEIYNKLRHFELVDQIIPCLEHCGQKIMEIYEDFNIDVQIKDDNSPLTKADLASHQIISECLQSSGYPIISEESDDINTKAAKYWLVDPLDGTKEFINKNGEFTVNIALIENGYPVEGYVYSPMMKTLYVGGINKNSYKIKNSIVEQIQTSSVSDPIRIVASRSHLNEETKKYISQFPKYELLQSGSSIKFCMVAEGKADVYPRFAPTSEWDTAAAQAVVEGAGGSVLDADGNRLIYQKDNILNPHFIVKGNK from the coding sequence ATGGAAATTTATAACAAATTACGACATTTTGAATTAGTTGATCAAATCATCCCTTGTTTAGAGCATTGTGGTCAAAAAATTATGGAAATTTATGAGGATTTTAATATCGACGTACAAATTAAAGATGACAATAGCCCCTTAACTAAAGCTGATTTGGCTTCTCATCAGATTATTAGTGAATGTCTTCAATCATCTGGGTACCCAATTATATCTGAGGAGTCAGATGATATTAATACCAAAGCTGCCAAATATTGGTTAGTTGATCCTCTGGATGGAACAAAGGAATTTATTAATAAGAATGGGGAATTTACAGTCAACATAGCTTTAATTGAAAATGGATATCCTGTAGAGGGCTATGTTTATTCTCCTATGATGAAAACTCTTTATGTTGGAGGCATAAATAAAAATTCTTATAAAATAAAAAATTCAATCGTAGAACAGATACAAACATCATCAGTTTCTGATCCTATCCGAATAGTTGCCAGTCGAAGTCATTTAAACGAAGAGACAAAAAAATATATCTCTCAATTTCCTAAATATGAATTACTTCAGTCAGGTAGCTCTATTAAATTTTGTATGGTTGCGGAGGGTAAGGCTGATGTTTATCCTCGTTTTGCTCCTACTTCAGAATGGGATACCGCCGCTGCCCAAGCAGTCGTTGAAGGTGCGGGAGGTTCTGTGCTAGATGCCGATGGCAACAGACTGATTTATCAAAAAGATAATATTTTAAATCCTCATTTCATCGTTAAAGGAAATAAGTAA
- a CDS encoding sulfate adenylyltransferase, small subunit (PFAM: Phosphoadenosine phosphosulfate reductase family~TIGRFAM: sulfate adenylyltransferase, small subunit), translating into MNPTLFYNNNPSLKHPAWDADSHFKYLAQKKVFKTKRSYERWVEKENFLPNNIDLENYTNTLSESINSLIQNYFIQEYERQRKLILFIQFFESKNNKFIFANDRRKGRLWVKVKSNKIEDIYEGIKYLSKLRKKNIVLFPHQELLPKFQDFKFPTTKNKYQLEFPHHIFQATEVDATKTTFTKSFSLKQNSYLSDLEAESIHIIREVVSETKNPVMLYSVGKDSSVMLHLAQKAFYPSPPPFPLMHVDTRWKFREMYLFRNWMAQKSNMKLITHINPEGVKSNINPFDHGSSVHTDIMKTQGLKQALDQYQFDAAFGGARRDEEKSRAKERIFSFRTSSHQWDPKNQRPELWSLYNAKVNKSESIRVFPLSNWTELDIWQYIYQEQIPIVPLYFAKTRPVINRDGMLIMVDDNRLNLQPHEKIELKKIRFRTLGCYPLTGAIESDADSLESIVLELLQSKTSERQGRAIDADSSNSMEKKKLEGYF; encoded by the coding sequence ATGAATCCTACTTTATTTTATAACAATAACCCATCATTAAAACATCCGGCTTGGGATGCTGATAGCCATTTTAAATATTTAGCCCAAAAGAAAGTTTTTAAAACTAAACGCTCCTATGAAAGATGGGTAGAAAAAGAAAATTTCCTTCCGAACAATATTGATCTTGAAAATTACACAAACACTCTCAGTGAAAGTATTAATTCCTTAATTCAAAATTACTTTATTCAAGAATATGAAAGACAAAGAAAATTAATTTTATTTATTCAATTCTTTGAAAGTAAAAATAACAAATTTATTTTTGCTAATGATCGTCGAAAAGGACGACTTTGGGTTAAGGTGAAGTCCAATAAGATAGAAGATATTTATGAGGGAATAAAATACTTATCAAAACTTCGAAAAAAAAATATTGTGCTTTTCCCTCATCAGGAATTACTTCCAAAATTTCAAGACTTTAAATTTCCAACGACCAAAAACAAATATCAATTAGAATTTCCTCATCATATTTTTCAAGCTACAGAAGTTGACGCAACAAAAACAACATTTACAAAAAGTTTTAGTCTTAAACAAAATAGTTACCTCTCAGACTTAGAAGCAGAAAGTATTCATATAATCAGAGAGGTTGTAAGCGAAACCAAAAACCCCGTGATGTTGTATTCAGTGGGCAAAGATAGCTCGGTGATGCTTCATTTAGCTCAGAAAGCTTTTTATCCCAGCCCTCCTCCTTTCCCATTAATGCATGTGGATACAAGATGGAAATTTAGAGAAATGTATTTATTTCGAAATTGGATGGCTCAAAAATCTAATATGAAACTCATCACTCATATTAATCCAGAGGGAGTGAAATCTAATATTAATCCTTTTGATCATGGATCCTCTGTTCATACAGACATCATGAAAACACAAGGCCTCAAACAAGCATTGGATCAGTATCAATTTGATGCTGCTTTTGGAGGTGCTCGAAGAGATGAGGAAAAGTCTCGTGCTAAAGAGAGAATTTTTTCTTTTCGTACATCTTCTCACCAGTGGGATCCCAAAAATCAACGACCAGAGCTTTGGAGCTTATACAATGCTAAGGTCAATAAATCCGAGAGTATAAGGGTGTTTCCCTTATCCAATTGGACTGAATTAGATATTTGGCAATATATCTATCAAGAACAAATCCCTATTGTCCCTCTTTATTTTGCCAAAACTAGACCTGTGATTAATCGTGATGGTATGCTGATTATGGTCGATGACAATCGTCTAAATTTACAGCCCCATGAAAAAATTGAATTAAAAAAGATACGTTTTCGAACATTAGGTTGTTATCCCCTCACCGGTGCCATTGAGTCCGATGCAGATAGTTTAGAAAGTATTGTCTTAGAATTACTTCAATCGAAAACCTCTGAGCGTCAAGGAAGAGCGATTGATGCAGACTCCAGCAATTCGATGGAAAAGAAAAAACTAGAGGGTTATTTTTAA
- a CDS encoding phage integrase family protein,phage integrase family protein (PFAM: Phage integrase, N-terminal SAM-like domain; Phage integrase family) has protein sequence MNFTELLEHSNVDKSVIDDFQGWLFHLKDIKGYSENTYHSYCYDICDFLIFYQFYHQEPLTHGILQNLSLQTFRAWVADMAAPREYNNVYKKPLSARSRRRSISSLKSFLKFSSSKIEGYKFGYAEIQLLKNPKIPKSLPKPISEEQIDQLMEELVKISKKSWVQKRNLALLYLLYGCGLRIAEALSITKNHLTEKESITVMGKGNKERMIPMLDIVYQSVENYLQELPHDLKPNEPIFVGDRGAPLKASAFQRDLKQARINLGLPNTTTPHALRHSFATHLLKNGGDLRVIQELLGHSSLSTTQIYTEVDDVSLEKTYREKNPSK, from the coding sequence ATGAATTTTACAGAACTCCTAGAACATTCAAATGTTGATAAGTCTGTCATCGATGATTTTCAAGGTTGGCTGTTTCACCTCAAAGATATCAAAGGCTATTCAGAAAATACCTATCATTCGTACTGTTATGATATTTGTGATTTTTTAATCTTCTATCAGTTCTACCATCAAGAACCTTTAACTCATGGAATTCTACAAAACTTGAGTCTTCAAACTTTTCGAGCCTGGGTAGCCGATATGGCTGCTCCTCGAGAATACAATAATGTTTACAAAAAACCCCTCTCTGCAAGATCCCGTCGTAGATCGATCAGCTCGTTAAAAAGCTTTTTAAAGTTCTCCTCTTCAAAAATTGAAGGTTACAAATTTGGATATGCTGAAATACAGCTTTTAAAAAATCCAAAAATTCCAAAATCTCTACCGAAGCCTATTTCGGAGGAGCAAATAGATCAGCTTATGGAGGAACTGGTCAAAATATCGAAAAAAAGCTGGGTGCAAAAAAGAAATTTAGCCCTTCTCTATTTACTTTATGGTTGTGGATTGCGAATAGCTGAGGCCTTATCCATTACAAAAAATCATTTAACGGAAAAGGAATCAATCACAGTAATGGGCAAAGGGAATAAAGAAAGAATGATTCCTATGTTAGATATTGTTTATCAATCAGTCGAAAATTATTTACAAGAACTGCCTCACGACTTGAAACCTAATGAGCCTATTTTCGTTGGAGATAGAGGAGCACCTCTGAAGGCATCGGCTTTTCAAAGGGATTTGAAACAGGCTCGAATTAATTTAGGACTTCCCAATACAACAACGCCTCATGCACTTCGACATAGTTTTGCAACGCACCTTCTTAAAAACGGTGGTGACTTACGAGTAATCCAAGAACTCTTAGGACATAGCTCTTTGTCCACGACTCAAATTTATACAGAAGTCGATGATGTTAGTTTAGAGAAAACTTACAGAGAAAAAAATCCCAGCAAGTAA